In the genome of Leptospiraceae bacterium, one region contains:
- a CDS encoding GGDEF domain-containing protein: MSKFEEKTSDYAVDYDWNKAVEKINFAFQPIVDLRAKRIFGFEALLRNYQEAGFQSIFQFFDVAFQEKVLYGIDLLLREKLLSLFVQFPDYRKRRLFYNIDNRILEMPNFESGNTVKLLKKYNLPNSTLIFEISERFPFHSYENLSKIIYNYKNQEFKIAIDDFGIGYSSLKLIYSAEPEILKLDRFFVSNIHKDLRKKLFVEQIVHLAHLIGGRVIAEGVETKEELITCMKIGIDLAQGHYIAPPFFIEEYNEILPTIEALFHEINVLYDPFITDNEFLIKEIHIEAIPPIKNTSRKDEVLEHLQNYSKYSLFPVVNEHDEPEGILYEKELKRHFLSTDNFSHHTLKELMKKTYVLDSKIDLFQFLETLSLDEDLQDQNFFEIIITENGVYKGVITAENLLKYVFRKQLLVAKETNPLTQLPGSSAIKRFINTHKNFIDVMSIAYIDIQNFKNFNEAFGFDESDKLISYLGTLLKNTFRDKHVYFLGHIESDDFIVFTKYKSFFHILKSLRKIQKEFDKHIKNSLPKEIIHNGFFTYTNRFGFLQKSELPKLSVGVLYFQNQKELPVDELFLMINDLKYQSKDQTQRSIFYKVY; this comes from the coding sequence ATGTCCAAATTCGAGGAAAAAACTAGTGATTATGCAGTAGATTACGATTGGAATAAGGCTGTTGAAAAAATCAATTTCGCTTTTCAACCAATTGTGGATTTGAGAGCGAAAAGAATTTTTGGTTTTGAGGCTTTATTGAGAAACTACCAAGAAGCTGGATTTCAGAGCATTTTTCAATTTTTTGATGTAGCCTTCCAAGAAAAAGTTCTTTATGGTATTGATCTCCTTTTGAGGGAAAAATTACTCTCTTTGTTCGTTCAGTTTCCTGATTACCGAAAGCGCAGACTTTTTTACAATATAGATAACCGAATTTTGGAAATGCCTAACTTTGAGTCTGGAAACACAGTAAAACTTTTGAAAAAATATAATCTACCTAACTCGACTCTTATTTTTGAAATTTCAGAAAGGTTTCCTTTTCATTCCTACGAAAACTTGTCTAAAATTATTTATAACTATAAAAACCAGGAGTTTAAGATTGCGATTGATGATTTTGGGATTGGTTATTCAAGTCTGAAGTTAATTTACTCAGCTGAACCAGAGATCCTAAAGTTGGATCGTTTCTTTGTTTCAAATATCCATAAGGATCTTAGAAAAAAACTATTTGTAGAACAAATCGTTCATTTAGCTCACCTCATAGGTGGACGTGTAATAGCAGAAGGAGTTGAAACCAAAGAAGAACTAATTACTTGTATGAAAATTGGAATCGATCTAGCACAAGGACATTATATTGCACCTCCTTTTTTTATTGAAGAATATAATGAAATTTTGCCAACAATAGAAGCTCTTTTTCACGAAATCAATGTTCTTTATGATCCTTTTATTACTGATAATGAATTCCTCATAAAGGAAATCCATATAGAAGCAATACCTCCCATCAAAAACACATCAAGAAAAGATGAAGTTCTAGAACATTTACAAAATTATTCGAAATACTCCCTCTTTCCTGTTGTAAATGAGCATGATGAACCAGAAGGTATACTTTACGAAAAAGAATTGAAAAGACACTTTTTATCTACAGATAACTTTTCTCATCATACTCTAAAAGAACTAATGAAAAAGACGTATGTATTAGATTCTAAAATTGATTTATTTCAATTTTTAGAAACGCTAAGTCTAGATGAAGACCTACAAGATCAAAACTTTTTTGAAATCATCATAACAGAAAATGGAGTCTACAAAGGGGTCATCACTGCAGAAAATCTTCTGAAGTACGTATTTCGAAAACAACTCCTTGTTGCTAAAGAAACCAATCCATTGACTCAGCTCCCAGGAAGTAGTGCAATTAAAAGATTTATTAACACTCACAAAAATTTTATAGATGTCATGAGTATTGCTTATATAGATATTCAAAATTTCAAAAATTTCAATGAAGCTTTTGGTTTCGATGAAAGCGATAAACTCATTTCTTATTTGGGCACTCTTCTAAAAAACACCTTTAGAGATAAACATGTCTACTTTCTTGGACACATTGAAAGTGATGATTTTATCGTATTTACTAAATACAAATCCTTTTTCCACATTTTGAAATCTCTAAGAAAAATTCAAAAAGAGTTTGATAAGCATATAAAAAATTCATTACCAAAAGAAATCATACACAATGGTTTCTTCACTTATACAAATCGTTTCGGATTTTTACAAAAATCAGAACTTCCAAAATTATCAGTGGGTGTTTTGTATTTTCAAAACCAAAAAGAACTACCTGTTGATGAACTTTTTCTAATGATTAATGATTTAAAATACCAATCCAAAGATCAAACACAAAGAAGTATTTTCTATAAAGTCTATTAA
- a CDS encoding SDR family oxidoreductase, which translates to MNSPQIAIVTGVSSGIGFFLANYLANHDFIVYGILRNEVKFQKNMEQYQFSRKENLHIVPMDVRNFTKTKELINQIYFKHNRIDVLVNNAGYGLYGPLEELDEKEIRDQFETNFFAPMVWIKLVLPIMRNQQSGKIINIASILGRVTIPTGSAYCSAKHALVALSEALRYEVSPFGIQVCSVEPGLVRTDFKDNMKLSAEIDHKTSPYYKLNQKIKQQLGRYPNYATSAETAAKKIMNLIQRENLPPHYLIGVDAGFYLNLKNLLPEGVWDFVLKTFTKSVMK; encoded by the coding sequence ATGAACTCACCTCAGATTGCTATAGTTACGGGCGTTTCTTCGGGAATTGGCTTTTTTTTGGCAAATTATTTGGCTAATCATGATTTTATCGTTTATGGTATTTTGCGGAATGAGGTGAAGTTTCAAAAGAACATGGAGCAATATCAGTTTTCGAGAAAAGAAAATTTGCATATCGTTCCAATGGATGTGAGAAACTTCACCAAAACAAAAGAACTTATAAATCAAATCTATTTTAAACACAATCGCATAGATGTTTTGGTGAACAATGCTGGATATGGTTTGTATGGTCCTTTAGAAGAACTTGATGAAAAAGAGATCCGGGATCAATTTGAAACGAACTTTTTTGCTCCAATGGTGTGGATTAAGCTTGTTTTACCAATTATGAGGAATCAACAATCAGGAAAAATTATCAACATTGCTTCAATACTGGGAAGAGTCACAATACCAACTGGGTCAGCCTATTGTTCAGCAAAACATGCATTAGTGGCTTTGTCTGAAGCTTTACGATATGAAGTATCGCCTTTCGGAATCCAAGTTTGTTCGGTAGAACCTGGATTGGTTAGGACAGATTTCAAAGATAACATGAAATTGAGTGCTGAAATAGATCACAAAACATCACCATACTACAAACTAAATCAAAAAATTAAGCAACAATTAGGAAGGTATCCTAACTATGCAACAAGTGCAGAAACTGCTGCAAAAAAAATTATGAATTTAATCCAAAGAGAGAATTTGCCACCACACTACTTAATTGGTGTTGACGCAGGATTTTACTTAAATTTAAAAAATCTACTGCCAGAAGGAGTTTGGGATTTCGTTTTGAAAACCTTTACTAAAAGTGTGATGAAGTAA
- the pilM gene encoding pilus assembly protein PilM → MSLLQQKVLVVDRGSKNYKGILIEFSWGNFKILQKEILPFQNEIASINEEHQKPIWEYNLIRYLETLFPQEKELILLLNEEEVFVRKLTIPAEKEEVVLQVLENEIEAYIPVALEEVQVLGITTKIEKDEAKVLGFAVKNEIIESYINSMHSIGINPKMLGLESLALSSALELLIDKDYTRKTILQLDIGYSKTIINILDNGKLSYTRQIPFGVRSLLNVLEPHFEKQPNEVEKFLFENFDKLINKESIEEIKSQKDIEEIQKNLYEEWDFFIQEVKRTLYAAEVELISYSYLSGGGSLIQGIQEILERDLNIQMRRYQITLGDDPIETWIIAIGGFLHFRKSQSQKEKIDFLNTPLGKSLKKGEIRIEVFYLPISFFGIAIIIFLISFILKILLDQRQSRFYESQIREVAQTIPDVGNVPNPVQRAKKVCEEKLNYWKNITIGIKFLEIIKEIENHMLSPEIARLEFKSLRYTEDQINLELIVDNIANVVKVQEELQKSRMFSMVEVVRRDLIAGQKVRLELSLKIKQQDTKLEIDCK, encoded by the coding sequence ATGAGTTTACTACAACAGAAGGTTTTAGTTGTAGATCGAGGTAGTAAAAATTATAAAGGAATTTTGATTGAGTTTAGCTGGGGAAATTTTAAAATTCTTCAGAAAGAAATCTTGCCCTTTCAAAATGAGATTGCATCAATTAACGAAGAACACCAAAAACCTATTTGGGAATACAACCTCATTCGCTATCTGGAAACTTTGTTTCCTCAAGAGAAAGAGCTAATTCTGTTACTCAATGAGGAAGAAGTTTTCGTTCGAAAACTTACAATTCCCGCAGAGAAAGAAGAAGTAGTACTTCAAGTTTTAGAAAATGAAATCGAGGCTTATATTCCAGTAGCTTTGGAAGAGGTTCAAGTTTTAGGTATCACTACAAAAATAGAAAAAGACGAAGCAAAGGTTTTAGGTTTCGCTGTAAAAAACGAAATCATTGAGTCATACATAAACTCAATGCATTCTATTGGTATAAATCCCAAGATGCTGGGTTTGGAAAGCTTAGCCTTATCAAGTGCTTTGGAACTCCTAATCGATAAAGATTACACAAGAAAAACGATTTTACAATTAGATATTGGTTATTCGAAAACAATTATAAATATTCTCGATAATGGTAAACTTTCATATACAAGGCAAATTCCTTTTGGTGTGAGAAGTCTGTTGAATGTGCTTGAACCCCATTTTGAAAAACAACCAAATGAAGTAGAAAAATTCCTTTTTGAAAATTTCGATAAACTTATCAATAAAGAATCTATTGAAGAAATAAAGAGCCAAAAAGATATCGAAGAAATTCAAAAAAATCTCTACGAAGAATGGGATTTTTTTATTCAAGAAGTCAAAAGAACTCTCTATGCAGCTGAAGTAGAATTGATTTCATATTCTTATCTTTCGGGAGGTGGTTCTCTTATTCAAGGTATTCAAGAAATCTTAGAACGGGATTTGAACATCCAAATGCGTAGATACCAAATCACCTTAGGTGATGATCCCATTGAAACTTGGATAATTGCCATCGGGGGATTTCTTCACTTTCGAAAGAGCCAAAGCCAAAAGGAAAAAATTGATTTTTTAAACACACCCTTAGGAAAAAGTCTTAAAAAAGGGGAAATACGCATAGAGGTGTTTTACCTTCCCATATCATTTTTTGGAATAGCAATTATTATTTTTTTGATTTCGTTTATTTTGAAGATACTTTTGGATCAACGTCAATCGAGGTTCTATGAGAGTCAGATTCGAGAAGTAGCTCAGACTATCCCTGATGTGGGAAATGTTCCCAATCCCGTTCAGCGGGCAAAAAAGGTCTGCGAAGAAAAACTAAATTACTGGAAAAATATAACGATTGGTATCAAATTTTTAGAAATAATAAAAGAAATCGAGAATCATATGCTTTCTCCTGAGATAGCTCGATTGGAATTCAAAAGTCTTCGTTACACTGAAGATCAAATTAACTTAGAACTTATAGTTGACAACATAGCAAATGTAGTAAAAGTTCAAGAAGAACTTCAGAAAAGTAGGATGTTTTCCATGGTAGAGGTAGTAAGAAGAGATTTGATCGCTGGACAGAAGGTTCGATTAGAATTGAGTCTTAAAATCAAACAACAAGACACGAAATTAGAAATAGACTGTAAATAA
- a CDS encoding response regulator, whose protein sequence is MNVYIFDYDLAIHDFYRNFFKNEFRNVLLKFFFNKETLLNEINVNPPDLIILECDIENPFDLFENLRKKNLLFIVVSRLFSERIIVESLKSGAYDYIYKSNLKYDYLKFVLARAFLDLPRWKKILNFAENTEYLPEFNNYNSKLKQITFDSRFYEKWSLPLPKFYEGNSYVLNFLTVRLPFSYNASLFLTTEEEFQKLHQNFLFEFAEICKNFNSEVWIKKNDSFTSVYHKDNYLEPILTFLHIYAKFIDILSKNEIEKLRLICAIEQGSVTYTEKKENIYCEAINLTYHIVEKFESTYKLYITQTIYDGLNQRAKQYFFKESQMFEGRIIYHFDYIS, encoded by the coding sequence ATGAATGTCTATATTTTTGATTACGATTTAGCAATTCATGACTTTTATCGAAACTTTTTTAAAAATGAATTTCGCAATGTTTTGCTAAAATTTTTTTTCAATAAAGAAACACTTTTGAATGAAATCAATGTAAATCCTCCTGACTTGATTATTTTAGAATGCGACATAGAAAATCCTTTTGATCTTTTTGAAAATCTTCGAAAAAAAAACTTGCTGTTTATTGTTGTCTCAAGGCTCTTCTCAGAAAGGATCATAGTTGAATCCCTGAAAAGTGGTGCTTACGATTATATATACAAATCCAATCTTAAATATGACTATCTTAAATTTGTATTAGCAAGGGCATTTTTAGATCTTCCACGTTGGAAGAAAATACTCAATTTTGCCGAAAACACAGAATATTTACCCGAATTCAATAACTACAACTCGAAGCTAAAACAAATAACATTCGATTCCCGTTTTTACGAAAAATGGAGTCTACCTTTACCAAAATTTTACGAAGGCAATTCTTATGTTCTTAATTTTTTAACAGTTCGCCTTCCTTTCTCTTACAATGCAAGTTTATTCCTAACCACAGAAGAGGAATTTCAAAAGCTTCATCAAAATTTTTTATTTGAATTTGCAGAAATCTGTAAAAACTTCAACTCCGAGGTTTGGATTAAAAAAAACGACTCATTTACATCCGTCTATCACAAAGATAATTATTTAGAACCTATCCTTACGTTTCTTCACATCTATGCCAAATTTATTGATATTTTGAGCAAAAATGAAATTGAAAAATTACGTCTCATATGTGCCATCGAGCAGGGAAGTGTTACTTATACAGAAAAAAAAGAAAACATCTATTGCGAAGCCATCAATCTTACTTATCATATCGTCGAGAAATTCGAAAGCACTTATAAATTATACATAACCCAAACCATCTATGATGGACTAAATCAAAGAGCAAAACAATACTTCTTCAAAGAAAGTCAAATGTTTGAAGGAAGAATCATTTATCATTTTGATTACATTTCATAA